TTGCAGCTGAGTTTTCCACCGGCGCACAACATGCTGGTAGGATTGACACACTAGCATTATCAGAAGACAAAAATCCTGTAATTATTGAATATAAGAAAGTTGAATCATCTGAATTAATCAATCAAAGCTTATTTTATTTGCACTGGATTCAAGATCATAAAGGTGACTTTGAGATAGCGGTTCAAAGAGCTCTGGGGAACGGGATAGAAATTGATTGGTCAGATGTGAGGGTGATATGTATAGCTCCAAATTATAAAAAATATGACCTTCATGCTGTTCAAGTTATGGGTGCTAATATTGAATTATGGAAATACAGATTGTTCAAAAACAATACAATATATTTAGAAGAGGTTTTTCATGCCTCCAAAGTAAACAATGTAGTTGATGAAAATGGCAAGAATCCTGTGATGGTCGAAGCTGGGAAAAAGGCGGCACAGGTGAGAGCAACCGCCACATACACATTTGAACAGCATGTTGAAGGGAAAAGTGAAAATATAAAAAATCTAATCTATATGATTAGAGAGTACATGCTAGGCCTTGATTCTTCCATAGAGGAGGTGCCAAAGAAATTTTATATTGCATACAAGATATCGCAAAATATTGTATGCGTGGAGCCTCAAACAAAAAATATAAAGATATTTGTCAAATTAAAGAGTTCAGACATTGACGATCCACCTGATTTTTACCGAGATGTAAGCAAAATTGGCCACTATGGTACTGGTGACTCAGAATTTACGATATCATCAGAGGAGCAGTTTGAATTAATAAAGAAATATATTGAGTTAGCCTACAATAAAGTCGGTGGATGATCTTCTAAGAAAAGGGTGATCACGGACGGCAACCAGAAGGCTTTTTTCAAAGGCCGTGCCCACATCACTGTTGTAGCTTCCAGTAACACCAGACGTTAAAATCGAATGAGAGCAAATTTTTTATGGGGGAAAAGTGCCAATAATATCAATAAAAATTGCAAAAGGTCGTTCAATTGAGCAAAAACGGAAACTTGTAAAGGCAGTAACAGATTCTGTGGTTTCAACCTTGGATGTTAAACCGGAATGGGTTTCAGTTTTGATAGAAGAATTTGAGCGAGAGAATTGGTCCACTGGCGGAGAGTTGCATATTGATAAGTTTGGTTCTGGTTTTGGGCACTCAGGAACAAAATGAATTAACGTAGTCTCCTCACCCCCCCCTTCTTTGCCTATTTTATATGATAGACAAAGGGAGAAGCGTATCCTGGAAATAATGCAAATGATGCCAAAACAATAGGATACGCTATCTCTTCATCATTTAAGGATTTTGCGATAACGGACTTAACTCTGACTTAGTTTTTTGATCTCCTGGGCATAGGCCTTTTTGAGCTGTTCCAGAAAGTCGGGATCAATTTTACCCTTCCAGTTTTCAACTTCCAGATAACGTTTAGGGATTTTTACCTGTTCCGGATCAAAGCCGGTTTTTATTTTTAATGCCCACCTGGAGGCCTGAATTTCTTTGGCCGTCTCTTCCAGTTGCTCTTTAGAATAAGAATAGCCCAGGCTATTAAGTGCCTTACAGATATTTTCCACAGGATAGGCCTTGCGTCCAAACAGGCAACCAACCATAGAGTTGAGGAGACAGCGATATCTCTCCTGTTCAAGCATAAAATTTATGGCCTTTGAGATATTTTTGCTATCTTCTTCCTGATCAAAGGAGTAAGCTCCGCTGTCCAGATGGGAGTGGCGAAAACCTAGAGCCTGGCTGACAAAATAGGTTTCTCCCGTGGCATACCCGGCCATTTCCTGACCAAGAACGCAGGCAAAATCCTCTCCTCCGAATTTTTCCGCGGCCTTCATCGTCCCTTGTGCAAGTTGAGCGTAAAAATCATTCTTTTTAAATGCCAGATGTGTGATCGCCTCGCGATATGGCCCTAGTTGTCCAAATTCCAGGGGAACAAGAGTCTGGCTCAAAGAGACAACTCCTTTTTGCAAGGCCTCTGTGGCCCAGGCCAGGGCTACTCCTGTGCTTATGACATCAAGCCCGACGCGTTCCACGTCTTCAAGCAGGGTCAGGACATAGTCTTCCTGGGTCAGTCCCAGCATGGAGCCAACAGCAAAAATAGGCTCATAATCATAGGCTACCTGTCGGTATAAAAATTCGTGTTCAGGCCCAAATTTTTCGCGTAAAAGACCGATATGGATACATCCAACAGGGCAGTGGGCACAGGCAGTTTGACGCAAAAGGAGCTTTTCGGCAAAGGTTTCGCCTGAGATATTTTCAATTTTTGTGTCTTTGGTGGCCTGTAGGTTGCGCCATGGCAGGGCCTTGAGTTCGTTTAAGGGGATCAGATTCTGGGCCGTCCCTAAATCGTGATATTTGTGTACAGCTTTGGTCTTGGTAATAATACTGTAAATTTCATCGTAAGTTTTATTGTATTCTTTGCCCTGGGTTGCCTCGAACTCAATATGGCTGTCACCGGCTAGAACGATTCCTTTCAAGTTTTTGGCGCCCATTATTGCCCCGCTGCCCAGGCGGCCAAAATGGCGATAGGTATCTACGTTTATCAGGGCAAAACTAGCCAGATTTTCTCCTGCCGGGCCTATACGTAAGATAGAGCGGTGGCCTGAATGTTCAGGATAAACCCTGCGCAAAATTTTACCTGTTTTAAAGATATCCTGTCCCTGCAAATAAGGGGTTTCATGGATGTCGATGCTTTTTGAAGATATGGCCAGGCAGGATAATCTTTCTGCTCGGCCTTTGATCACTATGGCGTCGTAGCCAGTAAAGCGAATGGCCAGAGCTGACCTTCCGCCGGCATGGGTTTCGGCATATTGACCGTGATAGGGAGATTGAAATCCAAGCACGGTTTTACTCATCATGGGGAAATATCCGGTCAAAGGGCCAATGGCCAGGATTATGGGCTGAGAGGGATCAAAAGGGTCGGCTTTTAAGTCTGCAAAGTGGGCAAAAAGCCCGGCCGCTAGTCCTGAGCCGCCAAGCCAATTATTTCTCTGATCAAAATATTCAATGCTGGCCTTTTTTTGACTCAAGTCAACTACCAGGACTTTGAATTTATTGTTCATTATTATGCTCCGTTTGGGGATATATTTTGGATTGAATTATTTTCTCGGTAAGTTTGGCCATGGACACAAATTTGTTTTTGTGTAGACAAGTTTATAATCCAAAATTCAACATTATTCATAAGCAAGACATTGGTGGGGGCAAAAATCAACGCACTTTCCACAATGAAGACAGAAAATAGGAATATTTTCTTTGGGGTCAAAATAGATGGCTTTCACAGGACAGGCCTTTGCACATTTGCCGCAGTGAATACACAGTTTGGATTTAAAAATAATCCCTCCACCGGGACGCTGGATCAAAGCCGCTGTAGGACATGGTTCGATACAGGGGGCAGGATTGCAGGCCAGACAATGAATGGCTTCGAAGCCTGTGCTTAAGCCACCTGAAGTTTGGATGTGGATGCCCGCTTTCTTCCAGGACACAGTTTTATGTACCAACCGGGCACAGGCCAAAGTGCAACTGGAGCAACCTATGCATTTTTCCATACTTATGGCACGCAAAATTTTCACTATTTCCTCCCGATCCGGGTCTAAAGTTATTGAATTGGCAGTGGAGTCATGACTCTCTCAAATCATATCTCAACGAAATTCAATAAACTCAATGAATGTCGACGAACATAAAATATGAGCTGGTTCACGCAGCTTTTTAAGGTTTTTAGCCAAAATTTACTATTTTACCTTGGGCTAATCTTTGTTTAATATAGCTAGAACAAAAGGTCTAGCATTAGAATCGGGTCAGGCCCGACCGGTTTCGAGAACAGTTAAAATTTTTTGTTTTTTGGTGTGGGAGTTGGTTTAACCTTTCCTTTTTATTGCCAATTCTCTTGTTAACACCAATATCAGTAGGCGCAAACAAACAACAAATTTCAAACTTCAAGCACGGAGGACAGGATGAATCTATCTCAAAGGATTTTGAGCCTTCAGCCCTCGGCCACGATGGCCATTAATGCCAAGGCTCAGGAAATGCGTGCCCAGGGCCGCAAGGTGGTTAGTCTGGCTGTGGGTGAACCTGATTTTGTCACCCCTGATCATATTATCCAGGCAGCTAAACAGGCTCTGGACGAGGGGTTTGTCAGGTACACTCCGGTACCTGGCATTCCGGAGCTTAGAGATGCAGTAGGTGGGTATTTTAGCCGATTTTATCAGGTAAGCCCTGAGCGTGAAGAGGTAATTCTTTCCAATGGGGGCAAACATTGCCTTTATAATCTGTTTCAGTGTCTTCTGGACCCCGGAGATGAGGTGTTAATCCCGGCTCCGTATTGGGTTAGCTATCCGGCCATGGTCCAGCTTGCCCAGGGTGTACCAGTCTTTGTTTCGACCGAAGCTGAAGATAATTTTTTGGTCAGTGTGGATAAGCTTGAGGAGGCAGTCACGGATAAGACCAGGGCTATTATAATAAACACCCCCTCAAATCCTACCGGATGTCATTATTCCCAAGAGCAATTAAATGAATTGGCAGCCTGGGCCAAAAGCAAGGATATCTTTATCATTTCTGATGAAATTTATGATCAACTAGTTTATGAACCAGCCAAACCAGCATCCCTGGCCGGTTTCTGGGCTGAGAACAAGGACAGGGTAGCTGTAGTCAATGGTTTGTCCAAGAGTATGGCCATGACCGGATGGCGGGTTGGTTTTTGTTTGGCCCATAAAGATCTCATTAAGGCCATGACCAAAATTCAGGGCCAGAGCACATCCAATATATGCTCGATAGCCCAGAAAGGAGCACTGGCAGGGCTAACCGGCTCTTATGAGATGGTGGAAAAGATGCGCCAGAGCTTTTTAACCCGCCGGGATCTGGCCTTAAAGATTGTTTTGTCCTGGCCGGATGTTGTCTGTCCTAAACCTGATGGGGCTTTTTACCTTTTCCCCCGAGTAGATGCAATATACAACGACAAAGTGAAAAATTCCACTGAACTTTGTCAGATCATTTTAGAAGAGGCAGAAGTGGCACTGGTACCCGGAGCTGCTTTTGGCGATGATCGGTGTGTACGTATTTCTTATGCCCTCGATGAAGAGACCTTGACCAATGCCTTGAACAGGGTAGGAGAGGTTCTGGCTCGCCTTCGCTAGTACATCGCTGTTATTACGCTCTCTTCGTTAGCTGCTTACCTGAGCGTAGGCGAAGGCATAATAAAGCCCCGAAGGGGGCGTAATAACAGCAACGCAGCGCGTTGCGTAACAACAAGGAGTTAACCATGCCAGATTATATCCAGTGGACCACGGCCTATCAGGGACGAATGCAAAAGGTCAGCCCTGATGAGGAGTTCAAATGGGCAGCAAAAATAAGTTCACGCCTTAAAAGGGAACTTGCAGAAGACAGCTTGCCTTTTCTGTCTTTAAGTCACTGGCCAGAGTTAAAAAAGAGCCTGACTGGTCTTAAAGACAGGATAAAGAAATATGACCATATGCTTTTATTGGGGATTGGCGGATCAGCCCTGGGGGCAAAAGCCCTGCAAAAGGCATTTGCGCCAGGCCAGGATTTGCCTGGGCATAAAGGGCCGTGGTTGTGGATAGGGGATAATATCTGCACTAACTCTTTAGAGGTTTGGCTAAAAAATCTTCCTCCTGAAAAGACTTTGGTGGTGGTTATCAGTAAGTCCGGTGGCACGATAGAGACCATCAGCCAGTATTTTCTGGTTAAAAAGTGGCTTGAAAATAAATTGCCGAATACCTGGTCAGAACATATATTGGTAATCACTGATGCGGACAAAGGATTTTTGCGTGAGGAGGTGGCAAGATACAACTTCATCAGTCTGGATGTGCCGAAAAATCTAGGTGGTAGATATTCTGTACTCTCGGCCGTGGGGCTGGTGCCAGCATTGTTTATGGGACTTGATATTGATGAGCTTGTGGCCGGTGCGCAAGCTATGGCCGGTCCTTTGATTGAGAATGAAGTTACACCCCAAAATTTGGTTCGATATCCGGGCTGGAAGCTGGCTTTATGGGCTAAAACTTTAATGGATTTTGATTACAACCAGCTTATCTTTTTTATTTATCTTCCCTTATGGGCCCATTTTGGGCAGTGGTTTGCCCAACTCTGGGCAGAGAGCCTGGGGAAAGATAATAAGGGTAGCATGCCTTTGCCTGCCATTGGAGTAACTGATCAGCATTCTCTGCTCCAGATGTTTTTAGATGGCCCGAAAGATAAAGGATGTATTTTTCTTACCTGTTCAGGTCTTAAAGCCGGTCCTGTTTTTGACGCCCTTCCTTCCGGATGGGGGTATTTGGAGGACAAGGCCCTTGGCGAGATTTTGGAAGCCGAAGCCCTGGGGACTAAAATGGCCATGGGGCTGAATGGTGTGCCCCTTGTAGGGCTCGACCTGGAGAAGGATTGCGAGTTTAGTGCAGGTAAGCTGATTATGCTTCTGGAAGTCATGACGATTATGACCGGATGGCTTATGGATATAAATCCCTTAAATCAGCCAGCTGTGGAACTAGGCAAAAGACTGGCCAAAGCAAGGCTCGGAGCCGGTGGCTTTGAAAAGGAAGCAAGTATGCTGGATAGCTTTTTGAAGCAGAATCAAGAATTAGAGAAATTTTAGAATATTAAAATTGGTTGAATAGTTAAATGGTTGAGTAGTTGAGTAGTTATTTTTTATGACGAAAATAGTATTGTTTTTCATATAGTTGTTATTCTGGGCGAAGCTGCAAAAGGTCTGAATTTTTTTGACAGAAAATCGTCGAGTTTGATTCCGTTATCGTTAATCTTTATTCCACAGGCTAGCCATATAGCTCAACGCTCCCTGCGAAAAGGGAATGGCAGGGGCATTATCCTAGTTAACCTATAAATCAATAACTCAACTTTCTGAGTTAATTTGCGAGCGCATTTTCTTCAATGCTAACAAAGACTTGGACACATCTAAGGCTTGCTTGCGGGCTGTGCATAATGGGGTTAGTCAATAGAATATTATTTAATGCCTTTTCTGTTGTTATGATGGGTTTCGAAAGTTCGATGGAATAATCTCCCTATGCACAGCACTTCCGCAATCTTCGCCAAGATGTGTTACCCAACCCGTTTGTAATGCATTTCAGAAAATGTACTCTTCAATTGTGCAGTAATTTTAGGATGTTAATCATGTCAGAAAGTTGAGTCAATAAAACAAATGCAAACAAAAATTGCCCGCCCCTTTCAGCTAGTTAAGTTTTTATCCTGGAGTTCACTCCTGCTCATTTTGGGTTCGTCTCTGGTTTTGTCTGCTTTTATGGCCAATTATGCCCGGGAAATAGTGTTAAAAAAGAATCACGAGTTCGCCTTGCTCCTGGCTGAAAACTTAAACCATCAGATTTATCAAAGGTTTACGCTGCCCACTATTTTGGGCTTCGGGCGCATCGAGCTCAAGCAAAAAGCCCAGTATGAACGTTTGGAACAGGTTGTTCGCTCAACCATCCATAGTTTTCATGTCTTGGATGTGCGGATTTATGATAACGAAGGTATTGTTTCGTACGCTACAGACAAAGAACTATTGGGCCAGAAGGGCTTGGCAGACAGGGCTGTCTTCAAGGCGATTACTTCCGGCGAATATAGTTTTAATTTGCAAAAAAGGATCTCCAATTGGAAGGCCATGTTTAGTTTTAAGTTGGAGTCGGAATCGGTTGTTTTAAGAACGGTTTACCCTTTACGAGCTGAACGAACCTTGGGTCTGCGCGATGAGCCCATTATGGGTATCCTTGAGTTTACTCAGGATATAAGTTCTGATTATGAAAACATTGTTCATTTTCAATGGCTGATCATCATGGTTTCATTCACGTCGTCTTTGATCCTGTTTTTACTTCTGTTTATGATCATTCGTCGGGCCGACCGGATGCTTGCTGAGCGGGTCAGGGAAAAGGAGAAATTGGAAAAAGAGCTGCACCAGAATGAGAAATTGGCCAGCATGGGTCGGATGGTGGCCAGTATAGCGCATGAGATTAGAAATCCTCTGGGTATTATCCGCAGCAGTAGTGAATTATTATTTAAAAGGGCCCAGAAAGAAGATAGCCCTCATAGCAGACTGCTTGAAGCCATATTTCAGGAGTCCAGACGCTTAAGCCAGACTGTGAACGACTTTTTAGATTATGCCCGGCCTAGACAGCCTAAAATGGAGGATGTGGATATTGCACGGGTCATTGATGAGGCCTTGGCCTTTTTACACACTGAGGTTAAGCGCAAAAATGTGAGCGTGGAAAAGACAGGACCGGAGAAAGTTTTGGTTAAAGGGGATAAAGACCTTTTGTATCGAGCTTTTTACAACCTGTTAAGTAATGCGCTCCAGGCTGTCCCAAGTGGAGGCTGGATTAAAATTATTTTTCACGAAAAGGGACCGGTAGTGGAGATTCTGGATTCTGGCCCGGGGTTCGAGCCAGGCATGATCGAAAAGTACTTGGAGCCCTTTTACACTACCAAGGATACAGGCACAGGCCTGGGGTTGGCCATTGTCAACAATATTATTTCCAGTCATGGGGCTAAACTGACCTTGGAGAACCATGAACAGGGCGGGGCAAAAGTAAAGGTGAGTTTTGCGGCTAGATAAGAACCGAAGTAGGTGACATTACAACAGGTTAGAGAATGTCGAAAGTAGAATGTCTAAAGAGCCTGTGGCTGAATCTTTTTTTCAATTTAATTTCTATGGTTTATTCTAGTCTTGGTTTCTTTCACGCTGGTACAAAGACTTGGACCCATCTAAATCTTGCTTGGGGACAGAGCATAATGGGATATTTTGGGTAAACAAATATTCTTTTTATTATACCTATGAGCGATTTTCACTCAATGGGTAGAGATTGCCACGGACAGCTTCGCTGCCCTCGCAATGACAATCTCGCCCCTGTCATTGCGAGTGGAACAAAGTGTAGCGAAGCAATCTCAAAGTTTGAACTGCAAAATAATCGCTCAATTTAAACTATAGATAGTTATCGTAGGACTCGCAAGATATTTATCTTTGTCGCCCTGATGCTCTGTTTTGCCGCAAGCAAAGTTCAAGATTGGGTTACCCAAGCCGTTTGTAATGCATTTCAGAAGCCAAGACTTTCAATCAACGGTTAAAATAGGGTTTGGCAAGAGGCTTTAAACCATTCGATTTAGAGGTTAAAAATGGACAAAAAATTACCTGTAATCCCGGATGAGCGAGAGGAAGATTTGCAAAATCTGCATTTGGCTGACAGGGCGGATTTAATTGTATTTTTGGCCGGAAACCAGTTTATGCTTGCTGGTGAGCTTATGCAGGCCTTTCAAAAACAATACCCGGAAGTAGAAAATATTTTTTATGAGACCCTCCCCCCGGGATTGGAACTGAAGCAGATCCTGGCGGGTGGAGCCATGTTCCGCGGGCAGGTAATTGACGTTTGTCCGGATGTGTATACTTCTGTTTCTCTAAAGAGTATGCAGTTGCTTGAAGAAAAGGATTTAATTTTTAACGATTATTTTGTTTATGCCCACAACAGGCTTTCTTTGATGGTTGCCAGAGGCAATCCCAAAAAGATTGTTTCGGTTTCGGACCTGGCCCGGGAAGACGTGCGCGTATCTCAACCCGATCCTGAAGTAGAGGATATCGGACACTATATTTTAAACATGTATTTAAAGGCCGGAGGGGAAAATCTGGTCCTGACAATTATGCAGGACAAATTATCCAGGGGACTTACCAGACTGACCACCGTGCATCATCGAGAGACACCAGAACGAATCATGAACGGCCAGGCAGATGTGGGACCTGTCTGGTATACGGAGATTTTGAGTGCCCAACAAAAAGGATTGCCTCTTGAGGGAGTGGAGGTAGGTGAAGATTTGGACCAGCATGAGGAAGTCAATTACTATGTCTGCCGGCTAAAAAAAGGTCTGCATCAAGAAAATGGAAAAAAAATTGTGCGTTTCTTAAAGTCCGGACAGGCGCAGGACATTTATAAAAAATTCGGTTTCGTGCCGGAGGAGTTTTAATGACCGGAGATATCTTAGTCATTGATGATGAAAAAAATTATTTACTTATTTTAGAGGCTATTCTGCAGGAAGAAGGTTACACGGTAACAGCTCTGAGTGATCCTGAAATGGCTCTGGTTTATTTGGAAGAGTCTGAAGTGGACGTGGTTATCACTGATATGAAAATGCCGGGACTTAGCGGCCGGGATGTATTAGAGCATGTCAGGAAACATTATCCGCATATCCCTGTTTTGATCATGACAGCCTATGGAAGCATAGATGGCGCTGTTGAGGCCATGAAATGCGGGGCATTTGATTATATTACAAAACCGTTCGCCAATGATGAGTTGCTTTTATCCGTACGAAAGGCCATGCACTTGGCCCAGGCGGCTCAGGAGAACAGGTTGTTACGCGAGAATCTTGCTGAAAGGTATGGCCGGCATCAGATTGTTGGCAAAAGCAAGGCCATACGCGAAGTCCTGCGTATGGTCGAACGGGTGGCCCAGACCAGATCCACAGTGCTCATAACAGGGGAGTCAGGAACTGGTAAGGAGCTTATTGCCAGAGCCATACACTATTCATCACAGAGAAAAGACGCTCCTTTTGTCTCGCTCAATTGTATGTCTTTAAATCCTGGCGTGCTGGAAAGTGAGCTTTTTGGACATGAGAAAGGTTCTTTTACCGGGGCAGTGGCCAGAAAAAAAGGGCGGTTTGAACTGGCCCACCAAGGAACCTTGTTTCTGGATGAGATAGGCGAGTTGTCCTCTGATTTACAGGTAAAGCTTTTGCGTGTTCTCCAGGAGAAATCATTTGAGCGGGTTGGTGGCAATGAACCCATAAAGGTAGATATTCGTCTCGTAGCGGCAACTAACAAAGACCTTCGCCAGGCTGTGGCTAAAGGTGAATTTCGCGAAGACCTTTTTTATCGCTTAAACGTGGTCAATATCCATCTGCCGCCACTTAGAGAAAGAAGAGAGGATATTCCTTTGTTGGTGGCTCACTTTCTGCAGAAGTTGGCCGAGGAGAACAAGACCGAAATAAAGTCTTTTACTCCTGAGGCCATGGAATATTTAACCGCTTATGAGTGGCCGGGCAATGTGCGCCAGCTTGAAAATGTGGTCGAGAGGTGTCTTGTTTTGTCCACAAGCCAGAACATTGATGTAGATGAGCTACCGGCAGAAATTCGCGATGAAGAAGCCCAGTTTAAAAGCGCGGTGGACTTTTTGCCCCCAAAATTAAACCTGGCTGAAACACTGGAAAAAATCGAAGCGGCCCTGATTAAACGGGCTCTGGTCAGGAGCAATTTTGTCCAGGTCAAGGCAGCCGAGCAGTTGGGTATTTCCAAAAGCCTTTTGCAATACAAACTAAAAAAATATCACATTAGTTTGAGTCCGTAGAGTTGTTGCGTTTATTGAAATCAATAAATTCAACAGACCCAATAAATCCAATGAACTTAACAAAGGCAATAAGCTCATATTTGGCAAAGATAAAAAACGATCCTTCCTTGGCCCTGGATGTCGTTTGGCACGAAGTCTTCGAGTCAAAGGAAGCAGAGTATGGCCAGCCAAGTAAGCCCTGGTCCGAGCCGGTGCAAAAAATACTGGCAGCCAGAAAAATACCCGGGCTCTTTTCTCACCAGGCACAGGCCATAGATCTGATCCGGGACAAGAAAAACGTGGTCGTGGCTACACCCACTGCCAGTGGTAAATCCCTTATTTATAACCTGCCGGTATTGGAAACTGTTTTTACCCGTCCGGATAGCAGGGCCTTGTATCTTTTCCCCTTAAAGGCCTTGGCTCAAGATCAAAAAAAAAGCTTGCAGGAGCTTTTAAGCTCTGCGGGCCAGGAATTTGTCCCTGAAATTTGCATTTATGATGGGGATACCAAACCCTGGCAGCGCGCCAAGATCAGACAAAGGCCTCCGCAAATTTTGATTACCAATCCGGATATGCTCCACCTGTCTATTTTGCCCTACCATCATTTATGGCGCGATTTTTTTCAGAATCTGTCTTTTGTTGTTGTTGATGAGGTGCATACTTATCGGGGAGTGATGGGCTCGCATATGGCCTGGGTTTTTCGTCGGTTGTTGCGCGTTTGCCGTTACTATGGCCAGGAACCGCAATTTGTTTTTTGTTCAGCCACAATAAAAAACCCACAGGAGCTTAGCAGAAATCTGACTGACTTGGATGTGGCCTGTATCGAGAAGAGTGGTGCGCCCAGTGGAAAAAAGCATTTTTTAATGGCCAGGT
The Desulfovulcanus ferrireducens genome window above contains:
- a CDS encoding DUF5655 domain-containing protein produces the protein MPLFEIAGNSLTPVEQTNFQLEKDLQRLIETNLETVFNCQYVAAEFSTGAQHAGRIDTLALSEDKNPVIIEYKKVESSELINQSLFYLHWIQDHKGDFEIAVQRALGNGIEIDWSDVRVICIAPNYKKYDLHAVQVMGANIELWKYRLFKNNTIYLEEVFHASKVNNVVDENGKNPVMVEAGKKAAQVRATATYTFEQHVEGKSENIKNLIYMIREYMLGLDSSIEEVPKKFYIAYKISQNIVCVEPQTKNIKIFVKLKSSDIDDPPDFYRDVSKIGHYGTGDSEFTISSEEQFELIKKYIELAYNKVGG
- a CDS encoding tautomerase family protein, with translation MPIISIKIAKGRSIEQKRKLVKAVTDSVVSTLDVKPEWVSVLIEEFERENWSTGGELHIDKFGSGFGHSGTK
- a CDS encoding aldehyde ferredoxin oxidoreductase N-terminal domain-containing protein; translated protein: MNNKFKVLVVDLSQKKASIEYFDQRNNWLGGSGLAAGLFAHFADLKADPFDPSQPIILAIGPLTGYFPMMSKTVLGFQSPYHGQYAETHAGGRSALAIRFTGYDAIVIKGRAERLSCLAISSKSIDIHETPYLQGQDIFKTGKILRRVYPEHSGHRSILRIGPAGENLASFALINVDTYRHFGRLGSGAIMGAKNLKGIVLAGDSHIEFEATQGKEYNKTYDEIYSIITKTKAVHKYHDLGTAQNLIPLNELKALPWRNLQATKDTKIENISGETFAEKLLLRQTACAHCPVGCIHIGLLREKFGPEHEFLYRQVAYDYEPIFAVGSMLGLTQEDYVLTLLEDVERVGLDVISTGVALAWATEALQKGVVSLSQTLVPLEFGQLGPYREAITHLAFKKNDFYAQLAQGTMKAAEKFGGEDFACVLGQEMAGYATGETYFVSQALGFRHSHLDSGAYSFDQEEDSKNISKAINFMLEQERYRCLLNSMVGCLFGRKAYPVENICKALNSLGYSYSKEQLEETAKEIQASRWALKIKTGFDPEQVKIPKRYLEVENWKGKIDPDFLEQLKKAYAQEIKKLSQS
- a CDS encoding 4Fe-4S dicluster domain-containing protein, whose product is MKILRAISMEKCIGCSSCTLACARLVHKTVSWKKAGIHIQTSGGLSTGFEAIHCLACNPAPCIEPCPTAALIQRPGGGIIFKSKLCIHCGKCAKACPVKAIYFDPKENIPIFCLHCGKCVDFCPHQCLAYE
- a CDS encoding pyridoxal phosphate-dependent aminotransferase, with the protein product MNLSQRILSLQPSATMAINAKAQEMRAQGRKVVSLAVGEPDFVTPDHIIQAAKQALDEGFVRYTPVPGIPELRDAVGGYFSRFYQVSPEREEVILSNGGKHCLYNLFQCLLDPGDEVLIPAPYWVSYPAMVQLAQGVPVFVSTEAEDNFLVSVDKLEEAVTDKTRAIIINTPSNPTGCHYSQEQLNELAAWAKSKDIFIISDEIYDQLVYEPAKPASLAGFWAENKDRVAVVNGLSKSMAMTGWRVGFCLAHKDLIKAMTKIQGQSTSNICSIAQKGALAGLTGSYEMVEKMRQSFLTRRDLALKIVLSWPDVVCPKPDGAFYLFPRVDAIYNDKVKNSTELCQIILEEAEVALVPGAAFGDDRCVRISYALDEETLTNALNRVGEVLARLR
- a CDS encoding glucose-6-phosphate isomerase, with product MPDYIQWTTAYQGRMQKVSPDEEFKWAAKISSRLKRELAEDSLPFLSLSHWPELKKSLTGLKDRIKKYDHMLLLGIGGSALGAKALQKAFAPGQDLPGHKGPWLWIGDNICTNSLEVWLKNLPPEKTLVVVISKSGGTIETISQYFLVKKWLENKLPNTWSEHILVITDADKGFLREEVARYNFISLDVPKNLGGRYSVLSAVGLVPALFMGLDIDELVAGAQAMAGPLIENEVTPQNLVRYPGWKLALWAKTLMDFDYNQLIFFIYLPLWAHFGQWFAQLWAESLGKDNKGSMPLPAIGVTDQHSLLQMFLDGPKDKGCIFLTCSGLKAGPVFDALPSGWGYLEDKALGEILEAEALGTKMAMGLNGVPLVGLDLEKDCEFSAGKLIMLLEVMTIMTGWLMDINPLNQPAVELGKRLAKARLGAGGFEKEASMLDSFLKQNQELEKF
- a CDS encoding sensor histidine kinase, with product MQTKIARPFQLVKFLSWSSLLLILGSSLVLSAFMANYAREIVLKKNHEFALLLAENLNHQIYQRFTLPTILGFGRIELKQKAQYERLEQVVRSTIHSFHVLDVRIYDNEGIVSYATDKELLGQKGLADRAVFKAITSGEYSFNLQKRISNWKAMFSFKLESESVVLRTVYPLRAERTLGLRDEPIMGILEFTQDISSDYENIVHFQWLIIMVSFTSSLILFLLLFMIIRRADRMLAERVREKEKLEKELHQNEKLASMGRMVASIAHEIRNPLGIIRSSSELLFKRAQKEDSPHSRLLEAIFQESRRLSQTVNDFLDYARPRQPKMEDVDIARVIDEALAFLHTEVKRKNVSVEKTGPEKVLVKGDKDLLYRAFYNLLSNALQAVPSGGWIKIIFHEKGPVVEILDSGPGFEPGMIEKYLEPFYTTKDTGTGLGLAIVNNIISSHGAKLTLENHEQGGAKVKVSFAAR
- a CDS encoding molybdate ABC transporter substrate-binding protein, translating into MDKKLPVIPDEREEDLQNLHLADRADLIVFLAGNQFMLAGELMQAFQKQYPEVENIFYETLPPGLELKQILAGGAMFRGQVIDVCPDVYTSVSLKSMQLLEEKDLIFNDYFVYAHNRLSLMVARGNPKKIVSVSDLAREDVRVSQPDPEVEDIGHYILNMYLKAGGENLVLTIMQDKLSRGLTRLTTVHHRETPERIMNGQADVGPVWYTEILSAQQKGLPLEGVEVGEDLDQHEEVNYYVCRLKKGLHQENGKKIVRFLKSGQAQDIYKKFGFVPEEF
- a CDS encoding sigma-54-dependent transcriptional regulator, translating into MTGDILVIDDEKNYLLILEAILQEEGYTVTALSDPEMALVYLEESEVDVVITDMKMPGLSGRDVLEHVRKHYPHIPVLIMTAYGSIDGAVEAMKCGAFDYITKPFANDELLLSVRKAMHLAQAAQENRLLRENLAERYGRHQIVGKSKAIREVLRMVERVAQTRSTVLITGESGTGKELIARAIHYSSQRKDAPFVSLNCMSLNPGVLESELFGHEKGSFTGAVARKKGRFELAHQGTLFLDEIGELSSDLQVKLLRVLQEKSFERVGGNEPIKVDIRLVAATNKDLRQAVAKGEFREDLFYRLNVVNIHLPPLRERREDIPLLVAHFLQKLAEENKTEIKSFTPEAMEYLTAYEWPGNVRQLENVVERCLVLSTSQNIDVDELPAEIRDEEAQFKSAVDFLPPKLNLAETLEKIEAALIKRALVRSNFVQVKAAEQLGISKSLLQYKLKKYHISLSP